Genomic window (Marinifilum sp. JC120):
CTCAGCCCGGACTACGGGCGCGAAGGCATCTGCTATTGCCGCTTTTACTAACTCATCCGAAACAGTCATATGTCCAACCATTTTGAATTTTGTTTTTAAACTTCACCAGCTGTTGATATATAGCCTAAAAACTACCTCTTTTGTTGTCACGCGTCAACAAAAGATAGACATCAAAAAACTGTCCATATAACATTCCCTTCAACTTTAAGGATTCCTCGGCTAACTGGCAGCCCTTTTCTCTCGGTGAATTCCAGATGAAGACTCTGCAAGTGCAGCAGCTCTTTCGATGACAGCAGACAAGTCTTGAGAAAGGGTCTTACAGATCTTAAACAACAATTCGGCAGTAAAAGCCTGTCTACCTTCTAAAGAATTTTCAACTACGTCTAATTCAATGCCGGTCTGCTCTGCCAGCTCAGTATATGACCACGATTGAGCATCAGCCGTTCCCTTTAGTATTCTAGCAACATGCAAATCGATGTCTGAAGGAGGAGGGTATGCAGCTTCGCCAAAAATTTCATTGGGATGGATGGAAAGAGCATTCATATACCTAAGAACGTCTGCTACAGGAGTACGCTCCCCTCCTCTCTCCTCTCTAAGCCAGCGTGATACCGTGTCCCGTCCAACACCTAACAACCGTCCTATTTGATCAAGAGTTGAGCCGTCACTTCTCAAGGTTCTTATATTCTTTAGTATTACGCCCCAAATACGAGCTGCTTCAGGATCAATTTTTTTACTCATGTGATGCACGATATAATTTTTTTTGTTGTCACACCCCCATTTTATGTTGACCATTTTGTTGTCATGTGCCAACAAGACCTCATGAACATTTTGATGAAAACAATCAAAACCAAAAAAATGTCATTCGCTGAAGTCGGCAGACTGGTCAAATATGGCCGAGACACCGTCTCACGACACTGCAACGGCCAACGCCAAATATCTGCTGAAGCAGCACTTAGGTACAACAAGGCTCTGGAGATCCCATTACATGAGCTGCGTCCAGACCTCTTTGAAAAAGAAGATACTGACAATGAACAAAAAGAAAGGATTCGCAAAAATTGAGTTCATGGCCAACCTGGAAGAGATCGCAAATCTCTCCGGCAAAGGACACAACAAGAAGGCCATCTACGATCTACTCCTTGGAGCAGGCAAAATCACTATGTCGTACCAAAATTTCTGTGCATATGACCTCAATGGAATCCGAAAAAAAAGATCCCCGGCCATAACAGACACTCCTGCTGTAAGGACCGTCTCCGCACTCCCAGTGCCCCTACGTGGAGACGGTCCGCATGCAGGACAACTTGATAGCAATTCATCATTTATCCACGAAAAGAACGTTACCGAAGAAGAGCTCGATGAGCTCGTCGGTAAATAAATACAAGGAGTGAAACTATGGCTACTATTAATGCAATTTTTCAAGGCAAAGGC
Coding sequences:
- a CDS encoding XRE family transcriptional regulator, coding for MAHDNKMVNIKWGCDNKKNYIVHHMSKKIDPEAARIWGVILKNIRTLRSDGSTLDQIGRLLGVGRDTVSRWLREERGGERTPVADVLRYMNALSIHPNEIFGEAAYPPPSDIDLHVARILKGTADAQSWSYTELAEQTGIELDVVENSLEGRQAFTAELLFKICKTLSQDLSAVIERAAALAESSSGIHREKRAAS